A single region of the Nicotiana sylvestris chromosome 6, ASM39365v2, whole genome shotgun sequence genome encodes:
- the LOC138871937 gene encoding secreted RxLR effector protein 161-like: protein MEASKVIDTPITTATRLDMDKTGSPVNQTMYRGIIGSLLYLIASRPDIVFSMGLCARFQSNSKESHLKAAKRILRYLKEMQDLVLYYPSCDSFNLIGYADVDYAGYLIDRKNTFGMDHFLGSCLISWGTRKQNSVALSIAEAEYIAAASYCAQLLWIKQQLEDFWGTH, encoded by the coding sequence atggaagcatcaaaggtgatagacactcctATTACAACtgccactcgactggacatggataaAACTGGATCTCCTGTAAATCAAACAATGTATAGAGGCATCATTGGGTCTCTCCTCTATCTCATTGCCAGCCGACCTGATATTGTTTTCAGTATGGGGCTGTGTGCGAGGTTTCAATCAAAttccaaggaatctcacttgaaggccgccaaaagaatactgagatatctcaaagaAATGCAGGACCTGGTGCTATATTATCCATCATGTGACAGTTTCAATCTGATTGGGTACGCTGATGtagactatgcaggttatcttatTGACAGAAAAAACACTTTTGGAATGGATCACTTCTTAGGatcatgtcttatctcttggggtacaaggaagcaaaattcagtggctctttcaatagCTGAAGCTGAATATATAGCTGCAGCATCCTACTGTGCTCAGCTTCTATGGATCAAGCAGCAACTGGAGGATTTTTGGGGTACTCACTGA